The Deferrivibrio essentukiensis genomic sequence ATATTTTTTTCGATTTTTCCACTTCAAGCTTTCTTTTACCTGCATCAAAAATAGGAGCAAGCAAGTTTGCCAAAAGGTTTAATGACCAGTTTTCAAAAAGGGTATTGATTTCAGTGGATGAATATGTGAATGATGATGACAGAGTAAGTGAAGGAAATCTGTTTGCTTTAGCAACAGAAACATTCCAAGCTGCTGCTTCTATTTCGTAGTATTTGCTTAAAACATCAGGTCTGTTTAAAGCGATTTCAAAATTAATTTTATCAAAGTTAAAAGACTCAAGCATTATAGTATTTTCTATATCTATTTTTCCTATCTCTTTTCCACCTGTCAAAATTTTAAGTTTGTTTTTATAAAGCTGTTTTGACAGTTGCAGGGAAGAAAGAGAATCTTTTATGTTTTCAATATTTTGTTTTTGCTTTAAGACATCCGTGATTGAAATAGAGCTGTTTTTATATCTTTCTATCAATACTTTTAAGATAGCTTCATTTGCAATTAGCTGCTCTTCTGTAATTTTAATTTTTTCATTAGTTGAAATTATCCCATAATAGTTTTCTGCAATTTGTGATGTGACGGACACAAGTATTGTTTTTAAATTTTCTTTTGATGTTAAAAATGAATATTCTGCACTTTTTTCTGCGGATTTTATTTTATTAAAGAGGTCTATTTCGTAGCTTAATGTTAGACCCAATGAGTAAGAATCCGTAGAGGATTGCCCAGTCTTTTGATTGTCACTTTTGGTAAGCGTAGTACCTGCTGTCAAGTTTAAATTGGGGTATTTTGATGTTGAGCTTTGTCTGTAAGTTATGTTTGCCTGCTCGAGACGCTTTATCCCGGATTGTATGTCAAAATTGTTTTTTACTGCATTTTCAATGATATTGTTTAAAGTATCATCGCTAAACGATTGCCACCAGTTTGTTTCAAGTAATGAGCTGTTATTATTAGGTTTTTGTATATCGATATTAGGTTTGAACGATACACAAGATATAAGAAAAACACTCAAAAGGCCTATTATGATTTTTTTCATTCATTCTCCGCAATTTATTAAACGTCTATTAATCAGGAAAGATTTCATATAATATTAAAAGTTCACAATGTAAAGATAATTGTATTTTGAGTTAATTTGGTTATTAAAAAAGCCCCTAAACAGGGGCTTTTAAAACTAATCTACAGTTACAAACTTTTCCTTGCTTACTCCACAAACAGGACATTTTTCAGGGGCATCACCAACGGCAATATAGCCACATACAGGGCAGAGTAGAATATTATCAGTCTCAATATCTTTACCATTTTTTACTGCTTGAAGTGCCTTTGCGTATAGCTCTGCATGAACTTTTTCGGCCTTCAATGCGAAGTTAAACATAACTTTTGCTTTGTGATTATCTTTTTGTGCTTCATCAAACATAGGGGGATACATTTCAGTATATTCATATGTTTCACCATCGATAGCAGCTTGAAGATTTTCAGCTGTAGAGCCAACCATCTCAAGAGCATTCAGGTGCCCCTCTGCGTGGATTCTCTCAGCTTCAGCAGTTGTTTTAAAGAGTTTGGCAATATTTTTAAAACCTTCTTTTTCCGCCTTTTTTGCAAAGGCTCTGTACTTTTGGTTAGCCTGACTTTCGCCGGCAAAAGCTTCTTTCAAGTTTTCTTTTGTGCTCATAATCTATTCCTCCTTTTTTGCTTTATTCTGCAGGTGTATTTCCCGAACTTGTTATTTTGCTTCTTTCAATTGATTGCAGTGCCAAATAATTGTTGCCAAAATCTTTCAAATTATCTGATTCTGTATCAAATTGGTCAAAATGATTTTCCTCTTCCATGATTATGTCTTCAAAGAGTTTCTTAGTAACTGAATCTCCGTTTTCTGCACATTGTTTAGCAAAATTATTATACATTTCCACCGCTTCTTCTTCTAACATTGTTGCCATTTCAAGCATCTTTGATACATCTGTGACCTTTTCAACATCTTTTGATGCTTTTAGCTCTACTTCCCCTTTTAGAAATAAAATTCTTTCAGCAAATCTTTCAGCATGCATCATTTCTTGAATGGCAATCTGTTTAAACATCTTTGAAAGCAAATCATATCCCCTGTCATCACAGTGAAAATGAAAGTACATATACTGCTGTAACGCTCTTACTTCTTCTTGTAACGCCTGATTTAAAAGTGGTATCGATTTTTTGTGCATAAAATCCTCCTTGTAAAATATTTATCAAATTATAACATAAATGCTATATTTTGTGATAAAGAATAATAGAATGTTTATTTTATTTGTCAATAAAAAATATTAAATAATAAAAATTATTATTTAATATTTTGTGTTGACTTTTTGGATTTTGTGCTTATTTAATCATTTATGAGAAAATTTACATCAAGAAATTTACTTAAAAACAATAAGTTAAAGGTCACCCCTCAAAGAACGTTACTTTTGGATATAATATCAAAGTATGGTCATATTGATACGGATAGTATTGTAACGGAGATTACATCTACCCTTCCATCTGTTTCTGTTGCTACTGTTTATAAAAATTTAAGTACTTTAATTGAAAACGGTATTGTAAAAGAGGTTAATTTCCCTGGAAAAAAGAAAATGTATGAACTAAATATCAATAAACATATACACCTGGTTTGCAGCAAATGTGGAAATATTAGAGATATTGACATGTCTGAATCATTGTTGAAAGAGAAATTTAGAGATATTATCGATGATGAAATAGATGATTTTAATATAAATTTTTATTATACTTGCAAAAGTTGTAAAAAGAGCTAAGTAATTTTGGGAGATGGTTTATAGAAAAAATATCCTTGGGAGTAATCTATACCAATATCAATTACCTTACTAAATATTTCCGCACTTGATACATATTCTGCTATAGTTTTACATCCAAGTGTTTTCCCTATTTCATTTATATTTTTAACAATCTGGAAAGTGTTTTCATCGCAGTGTATGTTTTTTATTATAGAGCCGTCAATTTTTAAAAAATCTATTTTCATAGAAATTAGTTTGCTAAAATTTGAAAATCCGCTTCCAAAATCATCAAGAGAGATTTTGAAACCTAAATCTTTTAACTCAATAATTCTGTCTTCAAGCTCGTAGAAGTCTTCATTTTCAAGAAGTTCAAGGTTTATTTTTTCCGGATTTATACTGTATTCTGAAATTTTTTCTTTAAGAAATGTGATAATGTCAGACCTTAAGTCTTGAGGAGTGATATTTATAGCGACATTTATATTATGATTATTAACTACTTTAAATACTTCATTAATCATTATCATCGTCAAATTAACAATTTCTCCTGATTCGTTGGCTATATCAATAAATTTATCGGGGGTATATATTTTGCCTTTTATTGAAAGTCTCATTAATGCTTCATACTTATCTATTGAATGAGATTTGTTATTAATTATTGGCTGAAAATAAGGGATAAGTTTACAATCATCTTTTTTTTGCATCTGTTTAAAGCTGAATAGCCAGAATCTATTTTCTTGATACCTTTGCTCTATATCCTTAATTTCATTGTAATAGAGAATGTTTCTATTATTTTTTTTGGCTTCAAGCACTGCTATCTCAGCAATTTTAAGCTGTTCAAGAGGATAATTTTCGTCTTTTATATCTAAATCCTCGCAACTTGCAACACCCATTCTTATTTGAACAGGTATATCCAAATTATTGATATTTATTACCTGATCATTTAGTTTGTTAAAGATATTTTCCAGATAAAATTTTGAGTTGAGCTGACAATTAACTCCAATTGAATCGTATATCGCGAAAATATTTCCATAAAGTCTGTAAATTTCCAAAGGTTTACTGATAGTTTTGTTTAAGAGCTTTGTAAACTCTACCATTAGTTTGTCGCCAATGTCATATCCGTAAATTGAATTTACATGCCTCATAGATTTTATATCAATAAGCATTATGACTGTCTTATTGTTTATTCTATCAAGCATATCTCTAATTAATTTATTTTTGTTTGGAAGACCCGTTAGTGCATCATAATTCGCCAAGAATTCGAGCTCATTTTGTTTCTGCTTAATTTCAGTAATATCAAAAACATATATTAAATAAATATTTTCATCTTTTTGGTATCTTCCAATAATTTTATAATATTTGTTGTTTTCTGCAAAAATTTCAAAGTCAAATTTTTCTGAAATATTTCTACAGTTTTCTGAAATATCGCAAAGATTATTCGCATGAGGAAAAATAGTTTTTGCGGCACTGTTTTTATAGATAATGTTTCCATGTGTATCGGAAAGCATTATAGGCTCAGGGTTAGATTCTGGTAATAATTTTAGTTTTTCAAGCATGGGGGAATTGTATAACATAAAGCTCTAAATTTCAAGTAATGCTTAAGTGGCGATGTTAAAGAAAAAGAAAGGCGACGCCCGGAATTGAACCGGGGTAAGCGATTTTGCAGACCGCTGCCTAACCACTCGGCCACGTCGCCATATGTGAGGTTGTATGTATAATTATAAATTTTCAGAAAATCAAGACTTTTTTTGAATAAAATTTTTGAAAGTTTTTTATAAAAAAATGTTGACAAATAAATTCTATTTTTATATATACACATTCCCTGATGAATGCGGGTGTAGCTCAGCTGGTAGAGCGCGACCTTGCCAAGGTTGAGGTCGCCGGTTCGAGTCCGGTCACCCGCTTTTTTTGTGTCTATCATACTACTTCATCCTCTTTCATGTTCCTTTATTTTACAAGCAGTTACAAAGATTTTTTAATTTTTCTCAATTTTATCAATCATTGTTTTTACTCAAAAAAACGAGTAAAAAAAACGAGTAAAAAGCCATATTTGGGGTAATCTTTACTCGTTTTTGAGATAAACAGAATAAAAATGCCTGTCCTTTATATGTCCTTTTTTAATTATAGAGCACACAGAGAATTATAGAGTGTTTTTTGTTTAACACTCTATAAACTTGTATGTTTTTTCGTTTCTATCTTGTGCTGTTTAGCATTGAATACTTAATACTTAATACTTATCACTTAGTACTTGGCGGTAACTTTGAACGTTGAACTTTGAACTTTTTTAAGATAAATTAAGATAAAGTGCCAGGTAACTTATATAATAATTAATGGGAGGTATGGATGGGTGCAAAATTGTTTGAAACAATAAAAATCAGAAATGTTGAGTTTAAAAATAAGGTATTTATGTCCCCTATGTGTCAATATTCAGCTGTTGATGGTATGGTTACTGATTGGCATTTTACACATTATACGTCAAGGGCGATAGGTGGAGTAGGGGCTATTATAGTTGAAGCTACTGCTGTAGAGGATAGAGGTAGAATAAGCCCTTACGATTTAGGACTATATAATGATAATCAGCTTAAGCTATTGACTGAATTGGTTAGACAGGTGAAGAAATATGATTGTAAAATTGGTGTACAGCTGGCTCACGCAGGTAGAAAAGGGTCAAAGGATGCTCCTTGGAAAGGTGACATATTTTTAAGTCATCAAAATGGCGGTTGGCAAGTCATAGCCCCAAGTGCAATCCCTTTTAACAAGCAATCCGATACACCTAAAGAGATGACCAAAACTGATATAGATATTGTTAAACAATCATTTATCAAAGCAGCGGAGAGAGCAGTGGAGGCCGGATTTGATTTTATAGAAATTCATATGGCTCATGGATATTTGCTTCATGAGTTTTTATCTCCAATCACAAATAAAAGGTGCGATGAGTATGGTGGAAGTTTTGAAAATAGGATGAGGCTTCCTTTGGAAATTGTAAAGGGTATAAGAAAAGCGATTGGGAAGAATATCCCATTGTTTGTTAGAATATCTGCTGTTGATTGGTATAACGGTGGGCTTGAGATTGAAGATACAGTTAAGCTATCTAAAATACTTAAAGAAAATGAAGTAGATTTGGTTGATGTGTCAAGTGGTGGTCTGGTTGAGGATGCTGTAATTCCTTTTGATTATGGCTATCAGACACATTTTGCACATAAAATTAAAAGTGAGGCTAACATATTTACTGGGGCTGTAGGGATGATTACTACTGCATCTCAAGCTGAGCATATTTTAACTACTCAGCAAGCAGATATTATTTTACTTGGAAGGGGGTTGTTGGGCAATCCATATTGGGCACTATATGCTGCAAAGGAATTGAAATATGACATCAAGTGGCCAAGTCAGTATTTAAGACATTTCTAATATTTTTATGATATTTAAAATATAGATAAATATGACTAATATTGTCAGAATATAACCTTATGATAAATCAGTACTTTACAAACTATAGTGTTTTTGGTAATATCTTTCAAATTACAATTGGTGAGGCAAATGACTGATTCTTTATTTTGTATCTTTTATAAAAAGATATATCTGGTTGGTAATGATATTAAAGTAGATATTACTAAGACAATATCCAATCTACCGGAAAATATTAAAGATTTGATTTCTAAGAATTCAATAGAGAGTTTTTCTGATTTTTATTACAACTTATTTTATAAAGATAAGGAAAGCTTTAAAAGTAATCTTACTGTAGATAATAAAGATAAGGCTCCGTTAGATTTTTTAGTATATTCTACTGTAATAAATAGGGTAAATAATAAAGTATATTTTGTCGAAGTATATAATGAAAATACACAACATCTCAAAGATGTAATTGGATATTTGGATGAGAGCGATTTGATTAGCTTCGTCATCTACTTTGATGATAAAGTACTGTTTGCTGACAAAGGGTTTGAGGCTCAAACAGGTTATGATTTTGAATATTTAAATAATATTAACTTTTCATCACTTTTTAACGATTACTTTTCAGAGACAGTTAAGGTTTTATCTGAAAAAAGGAAATCAGGGTATAGTTTAAACCATTCTTTTCATTATCTCCCCTTAAAAGTTAAAAACGGCAGTGTCAAATATTTTCATATTCAGGATGTTACAATTAATTATAAAGGGTTAAATGCCGGATGTATGTTTTTTATAGATGTTACAAATGAAACAAATTATAGAGATATTTATAATATTTTATATAAAATCAACAAGGTGGTAAGCAATAGTTTTCTAACATATGAAAGTTTTTTCAAAGCACTTTGTAAAGAAGTTGTTTTGGACAAGAATATATCTTTTGCGTGGGTAGGAAAGCTAAAGAGGAAAAGAATAATACCTTTGGCAAATGAAGGCTATAATGAAGGTTATCTTAAATATTTTTTATCAACGTTAAATAAAGAAGGTTTTGACTCTGGTCCTACTTTTAAATCCATTATGGCAAATACCATAAAATTTAATTCAGATACCAAAAATAACTTATCAATGAGATTATGGCAGAAAGAGATGCTTAAAAGGAATTTTTTATCTTCCTGTGCAATCCCATTTAGTCTGGATAAAGAATATTATATTTTAAACCTATACTCTAATAGAGAATATTTTTTTAATGAAAATATATTAGATGCACTAAAAGTGCTTCAGGAAGTAGTAATTAATAGTCTTAAAAATATAAAAGAGCTAAATTTAAAAAATACATTTTTTAGTGCTATAGAAAATACTTATGATTGGATATTGATTACTGATAAAAATGGTAAAATAGAATATGTCAATAATGCTGTAACAGATATTAGCGGTTATAATAAAAATGAGCTTATCGGCGCTACCCCTGCAATTTTTAAATCAGACATATATGATAAAGAATTTTATAAAAACCTTTGGGATACGGTGCTTTCAGGAAATATTTTTAAAGGGGCGGTAATAAATAAAAGGAAGGATGGTGAGTTTTTTCAAATAGACAATACTATTATGCCTATATTGGAAGATGGCGTAGTCAAAAAATTTGTTTCAATAGCAAAAGATGTATCAAAGGAGGTTTATTTAGAAGAGGAGATACATAAGTTTAAATATCGAGATATTCTTACCGGGCTTCTAAACAGAGAAGGTTTTGTAAAGAAGATAGATAAAGATATCAAGTCGTTAGAGGGTTCAAGAAGTATTTTAGCAGTTATAATAATTGATATATATGAATTTACAACGCTAAATGATATTTATGGTTTTAGCTTTTGTGATCGTCTTTTGCAAAAGATATCCACAATGCTTGAAAATGCTTTTTATAAGTCTGATGCTATTTCAAGGTTAGGTGGCGATAGTTTTGGGCTTTTTATAAACCTTAGCGATCAAAGTGATATATTAAATATACTTAAAAAAATTGAAGACATATTTAATGAAGATATTTTTATTGATGGGAAAAGAGTAAAAGTTAATATAAATACAGGCATATCCTTTCTAAGTGATGAAGTAAACGCTACTAATATGATAACAAGAGCCGAAGTAGCATTGAGTTTATCAAAAAGCGAAAAGGCAAATTCTTTTAAAATTTATAATGATGAAATAAACAAGAGCATATCTGAATATTTTCAAAAAACACAGTTAATAAAAGAATGCATTGAATCAAATTATTTTGTATTTTATTTGCAGCCTATATTTGATGCAAAAACTCATATATTGAAAAGTTTTGAAGCCTTAGTAAGAATAAATCATCCACAAAAAGGGGTAATTTATCCCGGTTATTTTATTGATATAGTTGAAAATAGTGATTTTTTATATAAATTTGAAGAGGTTCTAATTAAAAATATTATAGATTATGAAAGATTTATTTGTAATAAATTGGGCAGATGTGTTGATATAGCAATA encodes the following:
- a CDS encoding rubrerythrin family protein, producing the protein MMSTKENLKEAFAGESQANQKYRAFAKKAEKEGFKNIAKLFKTTAEAERIHAEGHLNALEMVGSTAENLQAAIDGETYEYTEMYPPMFDEAQKDNHKAKVMFNFALKAEKVHAELYAKALQAVKNGKDIETDNILLCPVCGYIAVGDAPEKCPVCGVSKEKFVTVD
- a CDS encoding TolC family protein, with translation MKKIIIGLLSVFLISCVSFKPNIDIQKPNNNSSLLETNWWQSFSDDTLNNIIENAVKNNFDIQSGIKRLEQANITYRQSSTSKYPNLNLTAGTTLTKSDNQKTGQSSTDSYSLGLTLSYEIDLFNKIKSAEKSAEYSFLTSKENLKTILVSVTSQIAENYYGIISTNEKIKITEEQLIANEAILKVLIERYKNSSISITDVLKQKQNIENIKDSLSSLQLSKQLYKNKLKILTGGKEIGKIDIENTIMLESFNFDKINFEIALNRPDVLSKYYEIEAAAWNVSVAKANRFPSLTLSSSFTYSSTEINTLFENWSLNLLANLLAPIFDAGKRKLEVEKSKKILEEKVINYKNTLITAYNEISNTVITEKKYFESLEYLNNEISLIDEVLKKQRIKYLNGETDFSIYLNDQISLYAKRKELVDLKYNIIKNRITFYKSIGGKWIDTSLNDILSGVKNGK
- a CDS encoding Fur family transcriptional regulator, with protein sequence MRKFTSRNLLKNNKLKVTPQRTLLLDIISKYGHIDTDSIVTEITSTLPSVSVATVYKNLSTLIENGIVKEVNFPGKKKMYELNINKHIHLVCSKCGNIRDIDMSESLLKEKFRDIIDDEIDDFNINFYYTCKSCKKS
- a CDS encoding NADH:flavin oxidoreductase/NADH oxidase gives rise to the protein MGAKLFETIKIRNVEFKNKVFMSPMCQYSAVDGMVTDWHFTHYTSRAIGGVGAIIVEATAVEDRGRISPYDLGLYNDNQLKLLTELVRQVKKYDCKIGVQLAHAGRKGSKDAPWKGDIFLSHQNGGWQVIAPSAIPFNKQSDTPKEMTKTDIDIVKQSFIKAAERAVEAGFDFIEIHMAHGYLLHEFLSPITNKRCDEYGGSFENRMRLPLEIVKGIRKAIGKNIPLFVRISAVDWYNGGLEIEDTVKLSKILKENEVDLVDVSSGGLVEDAVIPFDYGYQTHFAHKIKSEANIFTGAVGMITTASQAEHILTTQQADIILLGRGLLGNPYWALYAAKELKYDIKWPSQYLRHF
- a CDS encoding EAL domain-containing protein — protein: MLEKLKLLPESNPEPIMLSDTHGNIIYKNSAAKTIFPHANNLCDISENCRNISEKFDFEIFAENNKYYKIIGRYQKDENIYLIYVFDITEIKQKQNELEFLANYDALTGLPNKNKLIRDMLDRINNKTVIMLIDIKSMRHVNSIYGYDIGDKLMVEFTKLLNKTISKPLEIYRLYGNIFAIYDSIGVNCQLNSKFYLENIFNKLNDQVININNLDIPVQIRMGVASCEDLDIKDENYPLEQLKIAEIAVLEAKKNNRNILYYNEIKDIEQRYQENRFWLFSFKQMQKKDDCKLIPYFQPIINNKSHSIDKYEALMRLSIKGKIYTPDKFIDIANESGEIVNLTMIMINEVFKVVNNHNINVAINITPQDLRSDIITFLKEKISEYSINPEKINLELLENEDFYELEDRIIELKDLGFKISLDDFGSGFSNFSKLISMKIDFLKIDGSIIKNIHCDENTFQIVKNINEIGKTLGCKTIAEYVSSAEIFSKVIDIGIDYSQGYFFYKPSPKIT
- a CDS encoding bacterioferritin — translated: MHKKSIPLLNQALQEEVRALQQYMYFHFHCDDRGYDLLSKMFKQIAIQEMMHAERFAERILFLKGEVELKASKDVEKVTDVSKMLEMATMLEEEAVEMYNNFAKQCAENGDSVTKKLFEDIIMEEENHFDQFDTESDNLKDFGNNYLALQSIERSKITSSGNTPAE
- a CDS encoding diguanylate cyclase domain-containing protein, which gives rise to MTDSLFCIFYKKIYLVGNDIKVDITKTISNLPENIKDLISKNSIESFSDFYYNLFYKDKESFKSNLTVDNKDKAPLDFLVYSTVINRVNNKVYFVEVYNENTQHLKDVIGYLDESDLISFVIYFDDKVLFADKGFEAQTGYDFEYLNNINFSSLFNDYFSETVKVLSEKRKSGYSLNHSFHYLPLKVKNGSVKYFHIQDVTINYKGLNAGCMFFIDVTNETNYRDIYNILYKINKVVSNSFLTYESFFKALCKEVVLDKNISFAWVGKLKRKRIIPLANEGYNEGYLKYFLSTLNKEGFDSGPTFKSIMANTIKFNSDTKNNLSMRLWQKEMLKRNFLSSCAIPFSLDKEYYILNLYSNREYFFNENILDALKVLQEVVINSLKNIKELNLKNTFFSAIENTYDWILITDKNGKIEYVNNAVTDISGYNKNELIGATPAIFKSDIYDKEFYKNLWDTVLSGNIFKGAVINKRKDGEFFQIDNTIMPILEDGVVKKFVSIAKDVSKEVYLEEEIHKFKYRDILTGLLNREGFVKKIDKDIKSLEGSRSILAVIIIDIYEFTTLNDIYGFSFCDRLLQKISTMLENAFYKSDAISRLGGDSFGLFINLSDQSDILNILKKIEDIFNEDIFIDGKRVKVNINTGISFLSDEVNATNMITRAEVALSLSKSEKANSFKIYNDEINKSISEYFQKTQLIKECIESNYFVFYLQPIFDAKTHILKSFEALVRINHPQKGVIYPGYFIDIVENSDFLYKFEEVLIKNIIDYERFICNKLGRCVDIAI